The genome window CCCTTCGAGGTGATCGCCCTGAAGATCCGCACGGAGCCGGTGGCCGACGCCGTGCGCGAGGCGCTATCGGCATTGGACTGGCTGAAGGGCACCGGGGCGGAGCGGTTTTTCTGGAAGTATTGCAGCACGTTCGACTCCACGCCGCAGGGCAACATCGGCCCGGTGGCAGAGGCGCTGATGGTGGCGCTCGGGGCGGAGCAGACGGTGTACTGCCCGGCCTTCCCGGAAAACGGGCGCTCGGTCTTCATGGGCAACCTCTTCGTCGGACAACAGCCCTTGGCGGAAAGCCCGATGAAGGATCACCCGCTCACCCCGATGCGGGATTCCAACCTCATGCGCCTGCTTGCCCCGCAGGTCACGCGCGAGGTCGGGTTGGTCGACAGGCTCACCGTGGCGCGGGGCGCTGCCGCTCTGGCGGAAGCATTGGCCAAGGCGCCGCCCCATGTGGTGGTCGATGCGGTGGCGGACGCCGATTTGCAGGTCATCGCAAGCGCGGGCCGCGACATGGCGCTGATGACGGGCGGCTCGGCGCTGGCCATGCCGCTCCCGGCGCTCTACCGCGAGGCGGGCCTGCTGGATGACAGCGCCCGCGAGGCGCGGGTGCCGCAGGTGGGGCCGGGGGCCATTGTGCTCTCGGGCAGCTGCTCGGCGATGACGCGGGCGCAGGTGGCGGCCTATGGCGGTCCGGCCTTCAAGCTCGATCCGCTCGGTCTGGCGAAAGAGGGAAATGGCGCGGCGGCAGAGTGGCTTGCCGGGCAGGACATGGGCGCCGCGCCGATCCTTTATGCCACGGCGGAGCCCGATGAGGTGCGCCGGGCGCAGGGCGAGCTGGGCACAGCCCGGGCCGGAGCCGTGGTGGAAGAGGCGCTGGCTGCATTGGCGGTGCAGGCGCGGGAGCAGGGCGCGCGGCGGATCGTGGTGGCCGGGGGCGAAACCTCGGGCGCGGTGACCAAGGCGCTGGGCGTTACCCGGCTCGACGTGGGCCGCGAGATTGCCCCGGGCGTGCCATGGTGTGGCTGCGTCAGCGGCGGGCAGGAGATAGCCCTTGCGCTGAAGTCGGGCAATTTCGGCGCCGAGACCTTCTTCGCCGATGCGTTGGGAATGCTGCCATGACCGAGACCGCGCTGCGCGACCAGATTTGCCTGCTGGCGAAGTCGCTGTTCGACCGGGGGCTGACGCATGGCTCGACCGGAAATATCTCGGCCCGCACCGAGGATGGCGGGCTGTTGGTTTCACCCACCGGCACCAGCTTCGGGCGGCTCGATCCGGCGCGGCTGGCGCGGTTCGACGCCGCCGGGCAGCAGATTGACGGCGACAAGCCGACCAAGGAAATGCCCCTGCATACAGCCTTTTACGACACTCGCGGCACGGCAGGCGCGGTGGTGCACCTGCATTCCTGCCACTCGGTCGCGCTCTCGATGCTGGAGGCCGATGAAGACGATTTTCTTCCGCAGCTCACCCCCTACGGGGTCATGCAGGTCGGCCGGGTCAAGCTGCTGCCCTTCTTCCTGCCGGGCGACCCGGCGATGGGCGAGGCGGTGCGCGGGCTGGCGGGCAAACGCTCTGCGGTGATGCTGGCCAACCACGGGCCGGTGGTGGCGGGCAAGGACGTGGAAGCGGCCTGCAACGCGGTGGAAGAGCTGGAAGCCACGGCCAAGCTGGCGCTGATGACGCGGGGGATGAACCCGCGCGGGCTGGACGACGGGCAGGTGCAGGGATTGGTGCGCAAGTTCAACCTGGAGTGGGACGCATGAAGTTTTCGGCCAACCTCGGTTTCCTGTGGAGCGAGCTGCCGCTGCCGGATGCGATCCGCGCCGCCAAGGCTGCCGGGTTCGACGCGGTGGAATGCCATTGGCCCTATGCGGTGCCACCGCAGGAGGTGGCGGATGCGCTGGCCGAGACGGGCCTTGAGATGCTTGGGCTGAACGCCTCGCGGGGCGATGCGTCCAAGGGCGAAATGGGCTTTTCCGCGGTGCCGGGCCGCGAGGGCGAGGCGCGGGATGCGATTGATCAGGCGCTGGCCTATGCCGAGGCCACGGGCACCGGGAAGGTGCATGTGATGGCCGGCTTCGGCGGCGATCATGATACCTTTGTCGAGGCGCTGGGCTATGCCTGCGAGGGCGCGGCGAAGCTGGGTAAGACCGTGCTGATCGAGCCGATCAACCATTACGACGCGCCGGGATACTTCCTCTCGACCACCGCGCAGGCCGAGTCGATT of Oceanicola sp. 502str15 contains these proteins:
- the otnK gene encoding 3-oxo-tetronate kinase, producing the protein MAIFGAIADDFTGATDLAGLLARSGAKVSLRIGVPESGESDAPFEVIALKIRTEPVADAVREALSALDWLKGTGAERFFWKYCSTFDSTPQGNIGPVAEALMVALGAEQTVYCPAFPENGRSVFMGNLFVGQQPLAESPMKDHPLTPMRDSNLMRLLAPQVTREVGLVDRLTVARGAAALAEALAKAPPHVVVDAVADADLQVIASAGRDMALMTGGSALAMPLPALYREAGLLDDSAREARVPQVGPGAIVLSGSCSAMTRAQVAAYGGPAFKLDPLGLAKEGNGAAAEWLAGQDMGAAPILYATAEPDEVRRAQGELGTARAGAVVEEALAALAVQAREQGARRIVVAGGETSGAVTKALGVTRLDVGREIAPGVPWCGCVSGGQEIALALKSGNFGAETFFADALGMLP
- a CDS encoding aldolase; translation: MTETALRDQICLLAKSLFDRGLTHGSTGNISARTEDGGLLVSPTGTSFGRLDPARLARFDAAGQQIDGDKPTKEMPLHTAFYDTRGTAGAVVHLHSCHSVALSMLEADEDDFLPQLTPYGVMQVGRVKLLPFFLPGDPAMGEAVRGLAGKRSAVMLANHGPVVAGKDVEAACNAVEELEATAKLALMTRGMNPRGLDDGQVQGLVRKFNLEWDA
- a CDS encoding hydroxypyruvate isomerase family protein, with translation MKFSANLGFLWSELPLPDAIRAAKAAGFDAVECHWPYAVPPQEVADALAETGLEMLGLNASRGDASKGEMGFSAVPGREGEARDAIDQALAYAEATGTGKVHVMAGFGGDHDTFVEALGYACEGAAKLGKTVLIEPINHYDAPGYFLSTTAQAESILADVAADNLKIMFDCYHVQLMEGDLSHRLERLLPMIGHIQIAAVPDRGAPDHGEVNFSHIYGHLKALGWDVPLGAEYKPGGPTEPTLGWLKAAQDI